In Equus caballus isolate H_3958 breed thoroughbred chromosome 28, TB-T2T, whole genome shotgun sequence, the following proteins share a genomic window:
- the CSRP2 gene encoding cysteine and glycine-rich protein 2 isoform X2 has product MVCRKNLDSTTVAIHDEEIYCKSCYGKKYGPKGYGYGQGAGTLNMDRGERLGIKPESVQPHRPTTNPNTSKFAQKYGGAEKCSRCGDSVYAAEKIIGAGKPWHKNCFRCAKCGKSLESTTLTEKEGEIYCKGCYAKNFGPKGFGYGQGAGALVHAQ; this is encoded by the exons A TGGTTTGCAGGAAGAATTTAGATAGCACCACAGTGGCAATTCATGATGAAGAGATCTACTGCAAATCCTGCTACGGGAAGAAGTATGGGCCCAAAGGCTATGGGTACGGCCAGGGCGCGGGCACGCTCAACATGGACCGTGGCGAGAGGCTGGGCATCAAGCCGGAGAG TGTTCAACCTCACAGGCCTACAACAAATCCAAACACTTCTAAATTTGCTCAGAAATACGGAGGCGCGGAGAAGTGCTCCAGGTGTGGCGATTCCGTGTATGCTGCCGAGAAGATCATTGGAGCTGGAAAG CCCTGGCACAAAAACTGCTTCCGATGTGCCAAGTGTGGGAAGAGTCTTGAATCAACAACTCTGACTGAGAAAGAAGGTGAAATCTATTGTAaag GATGCTATGCAAAGAACTTCGGGCCCAAGGGATTCGGCTACGGCCAGGGAGCAGGAGCCCTTGTTCACGCTCAGTAA
- the CSRP2 gene encoding cysteine and glycine-rich protein 2 isoform X1 — translation MPVWGGGNKCGACGRTVYHAEEVQCDGRSFHRCCFLCMVCRKNLDSTTVAIHDEEIYCKSCYGKKYGPKGYGYGQGAGTLNMDRGERLGIKPESVQPHRPTTNPNTSKFAQKYGGAEKCSRCGDSVYAAEKIIGAGKPWHKNCFRCAKCGKSLESTTLTEKEGEIYCKGCYAKNFGPKGFGYGQGAGALVHAQ, via the exons ATGCCCGTGTGGGGAGGTGGAAACAAGTGTGGGGCCTGCGGGCGGACCGTGTACCACGCGGAGGAGGTGCAGTGTGATGGGCGAAGCTTCCACCGCTGCTGCTTTCTGTGCA TGGTTTGCAGGAAGAATTTAGATAGCACCACAGTGGCAATTCATGATGAAGAGATCTACTGCAAATCCTGCTACGGGAAGAAGTATGGGCCCAAAGGCTATGGGTACGGCCAGGGCGCGGGCACGCTCAACATGGACCGTGGCGAGAGGCTGGGCATCAAGCCGGAGAG TGTTCAACCTCACAGGCCTACAACAAATCCAAACACTTCTAAATTTGCTCAGAAATACGGAGGCGCGGAGAAGTGCTCCAGGTGTGGCGATTCCGTGTATGCTGCCGAGAAGATCATTGGAGCTGGAAAG CCCTGGCACAAAAACTGCTTCCGATGTGCCAAGTGTGGGAAGAGTCTTGAATCAACAACTCTGACTGAGAAAGAAGGTGAAATCTATTGTAaag GATGCTATGCAAAGAACTTCGGGCCCAAGGGATTCGGCTACGGCCAGGGAGCAGGAGCCCTTGTTCACGCTCAGTAA